In Vibrio tritonius, the following are encoded in one genomic region:
- the dapD gene encoding 2,3,4,5-tetrahydropyridine-2,6-dicarboxylate N-succinyltransferase, with amino-acid sequence MAHFAIGFGTATKNRDGKIIEAFFPTPIINPSDKLVAELTAATDYAEGNQAVEISAEQAAAIATIFAANDQAEAASFAEKAATATQPLVLVVLASDEKPTSVAEGFLKLQLISHRLALPHGIVLDGIFGLLHNIAWTNEGPIDLPELADRQIEARLAGRTLTVDCVDKFPKMVDYVVPTGVRIADTSRVRLGAHVGEGTTVMHEGFINFNAGTTGVSMVEGRISAGVLVGNGSDIGGGASIMGTLSGGGKVVISIGESSLLGANAGLGFPLGDRCTVESGLYVTAGTKVRMLDKEGNEVEIVKARDLAGVSDLLFRRNSQTGQVECLANKSAVELNSELHSNN; translated from the coding sequence ATGGCTCATTTTGCAATCGGCTTCGGCACTGCCACCAAAAATCGTGATGGAAAAATCATTGAAGCGTTTTTCCCAACCCCAATCATCAACCCAAGTGACAAGCTAGTTGCAGAACTTACTGCAGCAACAGATTACGCAGAAGGTAATCAAGCAGTAGAAATCTCAGCTGAACAAGCTGCAGCTATCGCAACCATCTTTGCAGCCAATGACCAAGCAGAAGCTGCATCATTTGCAGAAAAAGCTGCAACTGCAACTCAACCATTGGTTTTGGTGGTTCTAGCATCTGACGAAAAACCAACCAGTGTTGCTGAAGGCTTCCTAAAACTGCAACTTATCTCTCACCGTCTTGCTCTGCCTCACGGCATCGTACTTGATGGTATCTTTGGTCTATTGCACAACATCGCATGGACTAATGAAGGTCCAATCGATCTACCAGAATTGGCAGACCGCCAAATCGAAGCTCGCCTAGCAGGTCGTACTCTGACTGTCGATTGTGTCGACAAATTCCCTAAAATGGTGGATTACGTGGTACCAACTGGCGTTCGTATCGCTGATACATCTCGCGTACGCCTTGGCGCACACGTGGGTGAAGGTACTACTGTTATGCATGAAGGTTTCATCAACTTCAACGCAGGTACCACTGGCGTAAGCATGGTTGAAGGTCGTATCTCTGCTGGCGTTCTTGTGGGTAATGGTTCAGATATCGGCGGCGGCGCTTCTATCATGGGTACACTATCAGGCGGCGGTAAAGTGGTTATTTCCATCGGTGAAAGCTCACTGCTTGGCGCAAACGCAGGTCTAGGCTTCCCACTAGGTGACCGTTGTACAGTTGAGTCTGGCCTCTACGTGACTGCAGGCACAAAAGTGCGCATGCTAGACAAAGAAGGCAACGAAGTAGAAATCGTAAAAGCACGTGACCTAGCAGGTGTTTCTGATCTACTATTCCGCCGTAATTCACAAACTGGTCAAGTTGAGTGCTTAGCGAATAAATCTGCTGTTGAACTGAACAGCGAGCTGCACAGCAACAACTAA
- a CDS encoding YebG family protein: MAVIVKYVVERNGEEKMTFTSKAEADAYDKMLDMADELFELLGKSELIEQEEKQEELAMFLAQHKDDVLCALGAKRKPAPKKPKAVKEEDSSVDDAA; this comes from the coding sequence ATGGCTGTCATCGTTAAGTACGTGGTGGAACGCAACGGAGAAGAGAAAATGACTTTTACCTCTAAGGCCGAAGCTGACGCTTATGACAAAATGCTGGATATGGCAGATGAACTGTTCGAATTACTTGGTAAAAGCGAACTCATTGAGCAAGAAGAGAAACAAGAAGAACTCGCAATGTTCCTTGCTCAACACAAGGATGATGTTCTTTGTGCTCTAGGTGCAAAACGCAAACCTGCACCGAAGAAACCTAAAGCAGTCAAAGAAGAAGATTCTTCTGTCGATGACGCAGCTTAA
- a CDS encoding LysR family transcriptional regulator, whose translation MSSHITLKQLRVFTIITQLKTITAAADKLYLSKAAVSMTLSELEKQLGHALFDRVNNRLILNQEGQKLLPFADELLHRLDDLDHVFNDQQTLSGQLHIGASDTIGNQVVPYLLSQFRQQYQHYDQSLFISNSALICQKLVDYELDIGLIEGKTIHPQLMSQQFSQDEMCVICSPAHPLAQQEKVAMTDFEQSEWILREAGSGSREFFLRTVAPRIEQWHEAFELNTTEAIINCVSANLGFACLSKLAAHSAVADGRVKILNVPLDMKRRFWILVHKEKYQSPLLKHFMEFCHHWDK comes from the coding sequence ATGAGCAGCCATATCACTCTCAAGCAGCTTCGGGTTTTTACGATAATTACCCAACTAAAAACCATTACTGCCGCAGCAGACAAACTCTATCTGTCCAAAGCAGCCGTCAGCATGACCTTGTCGGAGCTAGAAAAGCAGTTAGGTCATGCCTTGTTCGATCGAGTGAATAACCGTTTAATTCTCAATCAAGAGGGGCAAAAACTGCTGCCTTTTGCCGATGAACTGCTCCATCGCTTAGATGACCTTGACCATGTGTTTAATGACCAACAAACCCTATCAGGCCAACTGCACATTGGTGCCAGTGACACCATAGGTAACCAAGTGGTGCCTTACTTACTCAGTCAATTTCGTCAGCAGTATCAGCACTATGATCAGAGCTTATTTATCTCAAACTCGGCATTAATCTGTCAAAAACTGGTCGACTACGAGTTGGATATTGGCTTGATTGAAGGGAAAACCATCCATCCACAACTGATGTCGCAGCAATTTAGCCAAGATGAGATGTGTGTGATCTGTTCTCCTGCCCACCCCTTAGCTCAACAAGAAAAAGTCGCCATGACCGACTTTGAACAGAGCGAATGGATTTTGCGTGAAGCAGGTTCTGGGTCGCGGGAGTTCTTCCTGCGCACTGTCGCACCGCGCATCGAACAGTGGCATGAAGCTTTTGAGCTTAATACCACCGAGGCTATTATCAACTGCGTGTCGGCGAATCTTGGTTTTGCCTGTCTCTCCAAACTAGCGGCTCATTCCGCCGTAGCAGATGGACGAGTCAAGATTCTTAACGTACCGTTGGATATGAAGCGCCGTTTTTGGATTTTGGTCCATAAAGAAAAATACCAAAGCCCGCTACTCAAACATTTTATGGAATTTTGTCATCACTGGGATAAGTAG